In the Astatotilapia calliptera chromosome 5, fAstCal1.2, whole genome shotgun sequence genome, one interval contains:
- the qrich1 gene encoding transcriptional regulator QRICH1 isoform X3 → MNEQESGVVSFDEYVRQKARTVPQHRMKEFLESLAKGPEVLQEFSQQEGAATSTAMVYHQQGANCVYTDSTEVAGSLLELACPVQVTSTDMSPQLHQGSEQQLQVQVQIQEQQGQTVGQVLQVAHPSQQDIQGISTAQLVQAGELTEEQQQQIQAQLVAAVAGGQQIQLSSGQQIQLQGMQHIQLPGGQQIQLQAGQQIQLQGGQQIQIQTIETMTPAQQQDSTREAERRPSTIPTVLQPAKKRKMDVPLAVSYAVPQGQQVATVLAIPQGQQQSYVSLRPDLLTVDSAQLYSTTGTITGPQGETWTIPVYSTPQQQGVTHIAIPQETYSTVQVTTANGKDKMSPNSTSRSADVHSATTATQEEIVQTLFPAQFMNGNIHIPVAVQTVGGTYNTTQSVQIWDPNQQQSQGEDGQDQQLHLQGQVATEAQGEAPTEILVPVCLKPEEGLEVWRLWVKRKNAELSKRETTKLAPIGRRQPLRFQEDLVSSAVAELNLGLSLMTQEARGSEDEQFAPDVLYYVFLCIQKYLSENGRVDDIFNDPYYTRFCESLHKILHDWKPTVHPLGYIIPSHVTEEMLWECKQLGAHSPSTLLTTLMYFNTKYFHLITPEQHMKVAFSKVLRHSRKNPTNAKDKATSIRLLKGQGLHSAGQKGTDDMYEEQIEDPANPLRCPIKLYDFYLFKCPQSVKGRNDAYYMTPEPVVAPNSPMWYSSQPLTIQQVEQMLSRIIVVREIQEIICVVPENVS, encoded by the exons ATGAACGAGCAGGAGAGTGGGGTGGTCTCCTTTGACGAATATGTGCGGCAAAAGGCCCGCACTGTGCCTCAGCACAGGATGAAGGAGTTCCTGGAGTCTCTTGCCAAGGGCCCAGAGGTGCTGCAGGAGTTCAGCCAGCAGGAAGGGGCAGCCACCAGTACAGCCATGGTGTACCATCAGCAGGGTGCCAACTGTGTTTacacagacagcacagaggtGGCAGGATCTCTCCTGGAGCTGGCCTGTCCA GTACAGGTGACCTCAACAGACATGTCACCCCAGCTGCATCAAGGATCTGAACAGCAGCTTCAAGTGCAG GTTCAGATCCAAGAACAGCAGGGCCAAACAGTTGGTCAGGTTCTTCAGGTGGCCCACCCCTCTCAGCAGGACATACAGGGAATCTCAACAGCCCAGCTTGTGCAGGCAGGAGAGCTCACAGAGGAGCAGCAACAGCAG atTCAGGCTCAGTTGGTTGCCGCCGTAGCTGGAGGACAACAAATCCAACTGTCAAGTGGCCAACAAATCCAGTTGCAGGGAATGCAGCATATTCAGTTGCCTGGGGGACAGCAAATTCAACTTCAGGCCGGCCAGCAGATTCAGTTACAGGGTGGGCAACAAATCCAGATCCAGACCATTGAGACCATGACTCCTGCTCAGCAACAGGACTCTACCAGGGAGGCAGAGCGGAGGCCCAGCACTATCCCCACTGTTCTCCAACCAGCCAAGAAGCGTAAGATGGATGTCCCCCTAGCTGTTTCGTATGCTGTTCCACAGGGGCAGCAGGTGGCTACAGTTTTAGCCATCCCTCAAGGCCAGCAGCAAAGTTATGTGTCCCTACGACCGGATTTGCTCACAGTTGACAGTGCTCAGCTGTACAGCACTACAGGAACAATCACAGGTCCCCAAGGTGAGACCTGGACCATCCCTGTGTACTCCactccacagcagcagggtGTAACTCACATTGCTATACCACAGGAGACGTATAGCACAGTGCAAGTAACTACCGCCAACGGCAAGGACAAAATGTCCCCAAATTCCACATCGAGGTCTGCCGACGTGCATTCAGCCACCACTGCAACGCAGGAAGAGATCGTGCAGACCCTCTTCCCAGCACAGTTCATGAACGGCAACATTCATATCCCCGTGGCAGTGCAGACCGTAGGAGGGACATACAACACTACACAGTCAGTGCAAATATGGGACCCAAATCAACAGCAGAGTCAAGGGGAAGATGGACAAGACCAGCAGCTCCATCTGCAG GGTCAAGTAGCCACTGAAGCTCAGGGCGAAGCACCCACAGAGATTCTGGTTCCTGTGTGTCTAAAGCCAGAGGAAGGGCTGGAGGTTTGGCGCCTTTGGGTGAagagaaaaaatgctgaactaaGCAAACGGGAAACAACAAAGCTTGCGCCCATAGGAC GTCGTCAGCCCCTGCGTTTTCAGGAAGATCTGGTATCCAGTGCAGTGGCGGAGTTAAACTTGGGTCTTTCCCTGATGACTCAGGAGGCACGAGGATCCGAGGACGAACAGTTTGCTCCCGATGTCCTGTATTATGTTTTCTTGTGTATACAGAAG taTCTTTCTGAAAATGGACGTGTGGATGATATTTTCAATGATCCATATTACACTCGATTTTGCGAAAGTTTACACAAAATCCTGCACGACTGGAAACCCACTGTGCATCCTTTAG GTTATATCATCCCAAGTCACGTGACAGAGGAGATGCTGTGGGAGTGTAAACAGCTTGGCGCACATTCACCTTCCACATTGCTCACAACTCTAATGTATTTCAACACTAA GTATTTCCACTTGATAACACCTGAACAGCACATGAAAGTAGCTTTCTCTAAAGTCTTAAGACACTCAAGGAAGAACCCAACTAACGCCAAGGACAAAGCAACCAGTATTCGCCTTCTCAAAGGGCAAGGCCTACACAGTGCTGGACAAAAAG GAACCGATGACATGTATGAAGAGCAGATCGAGGATCCTGCGAATCCTCTTCGTTGTCCCATCAAACTTTATGACTTTTACCTCTTCAAATG CCCACAGAGCGTTAAAGGACGTAACGATGCGTACTACATGACTCCAGAGCCTGTCGTTGCACCAAACAGCCCGATGTGGTACTCCTCTCAGCCCCTCACAATTCAGCAGGTGGAACAAATGCTGTCTCGCATCATCGTGGTCAGAGAGATCCAGGAGATCATCTGTGTTGTTCCAGAAAATGTGAGCTAG
- the qrich1 gene encoding transcriptional regulator QRICH1 isoform X1 — protein sequence MKPGTIVGPVTMNEQESGVVSFDEYVRQKARTVPQHRMKEFLESLAKGPEVLQEFSQQEGAATSTAMVYHQQGANCVYTDSTEVAGSLLELACPVQVTSTDMSPQLHQGSEQQLQVQVQIQEQQGQTVGQVLQVAHPSQQDIQGISTAQLVQAGELTEEQQQQIQAQLVAAVAGGQQIQLSSGQQIQLQGMQHIQLPGGQQIQLQAGQQIQLQGGQQIQIQTIETMTPAQQQDSTREAERRPSTIPTVLQPAKKRKMDVPLAVSYAVPQGQQVATVLAIPQGQQQSYVSLRPDLLTVDSAQLYSTTGTITGPQGETWTIPVYSTPQQQGVTHIAIPQETYSTVQVTTANGKDKMSPNSTSRSADVHSATTATQEEIVQTLFPAQFMNGNIHIPVAVQTVGGTYNTTQSVQIWDPNQQQSQGEDGQDQQLHLQGQVATEAQGEAPTEILVPVCLKPEEGLEVWRLWVKRKNAELSKRETTKLAPIGRRQPLRFQEDLVSSAVAELNLGLSLMTQEARGSEDEQFAPDVLYYVFLCIQKYLSENGRVDDIFNDPYYTRFCESLHKILHDWKPTVHPLGYIIPSHVTEEMLWECKQLGAHSPSTLLTTLMYFNTKYFHLITPEQHMKVAFSKVLRHSRKNPTNAKDKATSIRLLKGQGLHSAGQKGTDDMYEEQIEDPANPLRCPIKLYDFYLFKCPQSVKGRNDAYYMTPEPVVAPNSPMWYSSQPLTIQQVEQMLSRIIVVREIQEIICVVPENVS from the exons ATGAAACCAGGCACCATTGTTG GTCCAGTGACGATGAACGAGCAGGAGAGTGGGGTGGTCTCCTTTGACGAATATGTGCGGCAAAAGGCCCGCACTGTGCCTCAGCACAGGATGAAGGAGTTCCTGGAGTCTCTTGCCAAGGGCCCAGAGGTGCTGCAGGAGTTCAGCCAGCAGGAAGGGGCAGCCACCAGTACAGCCATGGTGTACCATCAGCAGGGTGCCAACTGTGTTTacacagacagcacagaggtGGCAGGATCTCTCCTGGAGCTGGCCTGTCCA GTACAGGTGACCTCAACAGACATGTCACCCCAGCTGCATCAAGGATCTGAACAGCAGCTTCAAGTGCAG GTTCAGATCCAAGAACAGCAGGGCCAAACAGTTGGTCAGGTTCTTCAGGTGGCCCACCCCTCTCAGCAGGACATACAGGGAATCTCAACAGCCCAGCTTGTGCAGGCAGGAGAGCTCACAGAGGAGCAGCAACAGCAG atTCAGGCTCAGTTGGTTGCCGCCGTAGCTGGAGGACAACAAATCCAACTGTCAAGTGGCCAACAAATCCAGTTGCAGGGAATGCAGCATATTCAGTTGCCTGGGGGACAGCAAATTCAACTTCAGGCCGGCCAGCAGATTCAGTTACAGGGTGGGCAACAAATCCAGATCCAGACCATTGAGACCATGACTCCTGCTCAGCAACAGGACTCTACCAGGGAGGCAGAGCGGAGGCCCAGCACTATCCCCACTGTTCTCCAACCAGCCAAGAAGCGTAAGATGGATGTCCCCCTAGCTGTTTCGTATGCTGTTCCACAGGGGCAGCAGGTGGCTACAGTTTTAGCCATCCCTCAAGGCCAGCAGCAAAGTTATGTGTCCCTACGACCGGATTTGCTCACAGTTGACAGTGCTCAGCTGTACAGCACTACAGGAACAATCACAGGTCCCCAAGGTGAGACCTGGACCATCCCTGTGTACTCCactccacagcagcagggtGTAACTCACATTGCTATACCACAGGAGACGTATAGCACAGTGCAAGTAACTACCGCCAACGGCAAGGACAAAATGTCCCCAAATTCCACATCGAGGTCTGCCGACGTGCATTCAGCCACCACTGCAACGCAGGAAGAGATCGTGCAGACCCTCTTCCCAGCACAGTTCATGAACGGCAACATTCATATCCCCGTGGCAGTGCAGACCGTAGGAGGGACATACAACACTACACAGTCAGTGCAAATATGGGACCCAAATCAACAGCAGAGTCAAGGGGAAGATGGACAAGACCAGCAGCTCCATCTGCAG GGTCAAGTAGCCACTGAAGCTCAGGGCGAAGCACCCACAGAGATTCTGGTTCCTGTGTGTCTAAAGCCAGAGGAAGGGCTGGAGGTTTGGCGCCTTTGGGTGAagagaaaaaatgctgaactaaGCAAACGGGAAACAACAAAGCTTGCGCCCATAGGAC GTCGTCAGCCCCTGCGTTTTCAGGAAGATCTGGTATCCAGTGCAGTGGCGGAGTTAAACTTGGGTCTTTCCCTGATGACTCAGGAGGCACGAGGATCCGAGGACGAACAGTTTGCTCCCGATGTCCTGTATTATGTTTTCTTGTGTATACAGAAG taTCTTTCTGAAAATGGACGTGTGGATGATATTTTCAATGATCCATATTACACTCGATTTTGCGAAAGTTTACACAAAATCCTGCACGACTGGAAACCCACTGTGCATCCTTTAG GTTATATCATCCCAAGTCACGTGACAGAGGAGATGCTGTGGGAGTGTAAACAGCTTGGCGCACATTCACCTTCCACATTGCTCACAACTCTAATGTATTTCAACACTAA GTATTTCCACTTGATAACACCTGAACAGCACATGAAAGTAGCTTTCTCTAAAGTCTTAAGACACTCAAGGAAGAACCCAACTAACGCCAAGGACAAAGCAACCAGTATTCGCCTTCTCAAAGGGCAAGGCCTACACAGTGCTGGACAAAAAG GAACCGATGACATGTATGAAGAGCAGATCGAGGATCCTGCGAATCCTCTTCGTTGTCCCATCAAACTTTATGACTTTTACCTCTTCAAATG CCCACAGAGCGTTAAAGGACGTAACGATGCGTACTACATGACTCCAGAGCCTGTCGTTGCACCAAACAGCCCGATGTGGTACTCCTCTCAGCCCCTCACAATTCAGCAGGTGGAACAAATGCTGTCTCGCATCATCGTGGTCAGAGAGATCCAGGAGATCATCTGTGTTGTTCCAGAAAATGTGAGCTAG
- the qrich1 gene encoding transcriptional regulator QRICH1 isoform X2, whose protein sequence is MSCPVTMNEQESGVVSFDEYVRQKARTVPQHRMKEFLESLAKGPEVLQEFSQQEGAATSTAMVYHQQGANCVYTDSTEVAGSLLELACPVQVTSTDMSPQLHQGSEQQLQVQVQIQEQQGQTVGQVLQVAHPSQQDIQGISTAQLVQAGELTEEQQQQIQAQLVAAVAGGQQIQLSSGQQIQLQGMQHIQLPGGQQIQLQAGQQIQLQGGQQIQIQTIETMTPAQQQDSTREAERRPSTIPTVLQPAKKRKMDVPLAVSYAVPQGQQVATVLAIPQGQQQSYVSLRPDLLTVDSAQLYSTTGTITGPQGETWTIPVYSTPQQQGVTHIAIPQETYSTVQVTTANGKDKMSPNSTSRSADVHSATTATQEEIVQTLFPAQFMNGNIHIPVAVQTVGGTYNTTQSVQIWDPNQQQSQGEDGQDQQLHLQGQVATEAQGEAPTEILVPVCLKPEEGLEVWRLWVKRKNAELSKRETTKLAPIGRRQPLRFQEDLVSSAVAELNLGLSLMTQEARGSEDEQFAPDVLYYVFLCIQKYLSENGRVDDIFNDPYYTRFCESLHKILHDWKPTVHPLGYIIPSHVTEEMLWECKQLGAHSPSTLLTTLMYFNTKYFHLITPEQHMKVAFSKVLRHSRKNPTNAKDKATSIRLLKGQGLHSAGQKGTDDMYEEQIEDPANPLRCPIKLYDFYLFKCPQSVKGRNDAYYMTPEPVVAPNSPMWYSSQPLTIQQVEQMLSRIIVVREIQEIICVVPENVS, encoded by the exons ATGTCAT GTCCAGTGACGATGAACGAGCAGGAGAGTGGGGTGGTCTCCTTTGACGAATATGTGCGGCAAAAGGCCCGCACTGTGCCTCAGCACAGGATGAAGGAGTTCCTGGAGTCTCTTGCCAAGGGCCCAGAGGTGCTGCAGGAGTTCAGCCAGCAGGAAGGGGCAGCCACCAGTACAGCCATGGTGTACCATCAGCAGGGTGCCAACTGTGTTTacacagacagcacagaggtGGCAGGATCTCTCCTGGAGCTGGCCTGTCCA GTACAGGTGACCTCAACAGACATGTCACCCCAGCTGCATCAAGGATCTGAACAGCAGCTTCAAGTGCAG GTTCAGATCCAAGAACAGCAGGGCCAAACAGTTGGTCAGGTTCTTCAGGTGGCCCACCCCTCTCAGCAGGACATACAGGGAATCTCAACAGCCCAGCTTGTGCAGGCAGGAGAGCTCACAGAGGAGCAGCAACAGCAG atTCAGGCTCAGTTGGTTGCCGCCGTAGCTGGAGGACAACAAATCCAACTGTCAAGTGGCCAACAAATCCAGTTGCAGGGAATGCAGCATATTCAGTTGCCTGGGGGACAGCAAATTCAACTTCAGGCCGGCCAGCAGATTCAGTTACAGGGTGGGCAACAAATCCAGATCCAGACCATTGAGACCATGACTCCTGCTCAGCAACAGGACTCTACCAGGGAGGCAGAGCGGAGGCCCAGCACTATCCCCACTGTTCTCCAACCAGCCAAGAAGCGTAAGATGGATGTCCCCCTAGCTGTTTCGTATGCTGTTCCACAGGGGCAGCAGGTGGCTACAGTTTTAGCCATCCCTCAAGGCCAGCAGCAAAGTTATGTGTCCCTACGACCGGATTTGCTCACAGTTGACAGTGCTCAGCTGTACAGCACTACAGGAACAATCACAGGTCCCCAAGGTGAGACCTGGACCATCCCTGTGTACTCCactccacagcagcagggtGTAACTCACATTGCTATACCACAGGAGACGTATAGCACAGTGCAAGTAACTACCGCCAACGGCAAGGACAAAATGTCCCCAAATTCCACATCGAGGTCTGCCGACGTGCATTCAGCCACCACTGCAACGCAGGAAGAGATCGTGCAGACCCTCTTCCCAGCACAGTTCATGAACGGCAACATTCATATCCCCGTGGCAGTGCAGACCGTAGGAGGGACATACAACACTACACAGTCAGTGCAAATATGGGACCCAAATCAACAGCAGAGTCAAGGGGAAGATGGACAAGACCAGCAGCTCCATCTGCAG GGTCAAGTAGCCACTGAAGCTCAGGGCGAAGCACCCACAGAGATTCTGGTTCCTGTGTGTCTAAAGCCAGAGGAAGGGCTGGAGGTTTGGCGCCTTTGGGTGAagagaaaaaatgctgaactaaGCAAACGGGAAACAACAAAGCTTGCGCCCATAGGAC GTCGTCAGCCCCTGCGTTTTCAGGAAGATCTGGTATCCAGTGCAGTGGCGGAGTTAAACTTGGGTCTTTCCCTGATGACTCAGGAGGCACGAGGATCCGAGGACGAACAGTTTGCTCCCGATGTCCTGTATTATGTTTTCTTGTGTATACAGAAG taTCTTTCTGAAAATGGACGTGTGGATGATATTTTCAATGATCCATATTACACTCGATTTTGCGAAAGTTTACACAAAATCCTGCACGACTGGAAACCCACTGTGCATCCTTTAG GTTATATCATCCCAAGTCACGTGACAGAGGAGATGCTGTGGGAGTGTAAACAGCTTGGCGCACATTCACCTTCCACATTGCTCACAACTCTAATGTATTTCAACACTAA GTATTTCCACTTGATAACACCTGAACAGCACATGAAAGTAGCTTTCTCTAAAGTCTTAAGACACTCAAGGAAGAACCCAACTAACGCCAAGGACAAAGCAACCAGTATTCGCCTTCTCAAAGGGCAAGGCCTACACAGTGCTGGACAAAAAG GAACCGATGACATGTATGAAGAGCAGATCGAGGATCCTGCGAATCCTCTTCGTTGTCCCATCAAACTTTATGACTTTTACCTCTTCAAATG CCCACAGAGCGTTAAAGGACGTAACGATGCGTACTACATGACTCCAGAGCCTGTCGTTGCACCAAACAGCCCGATGTGGTACTCCTCTCAGCCCCTCACAATTCAGCAGGTGGAACAAATGCTGTCTCGCATCATCGTGGTCAGAGAGATCCAGGAGATCATCTGTGTTGTTCCAGAAAATGTGAGCTAG
- the LOC113022450 gene encoding WD repeat-containing protein 82-like — MKITDGVLRCFRVARTHRKNEEKVNCVDYSPNGENVITSSDDDRILLYDMRDGKCKSNLFSKKYGVDLIRYTHGDTNTVIYSSNKLDDTIRYLSLTDNKYIRYFPGHTKRVTALSMSPVENTFISGSLDKTIRIWDLHCQNSQGLINPLGTPLCSFDPDGLIFAAGVDSKTVKLYDFRAFDKGPFACFETRFNRVCDWTGLKFSSDGKQILISTNKGIIGVLNAFNGSVLHTFSGYNNSKGISLEACFTPDSQFVMIGSEDGRVHVWSTESGMKVAVLDGKHPGPISALQFNPRFMTFVSACSNTTFWLPCVDDL, encoded by the exons ATGAAGATCACAGACGGTGTATTACGATGTTTCAGAGTGGCCAGGACTCATCGGAAAAACGAAGAGAAGGTCAACTGCGTGGACTACAGCCCAAATGGTGAAAATGTGATAACAAGCAGCGACGATGACCGCATACTGCTGTATGACATGCGAGATGGAAA GTGCAAAAGCAACCTCTTCAGCAAAAAGTATGGAGTAGACCTCATCCGCTACACGCATGGAGACACAAATACAGTGATCTACAGCTCCAACAAACTGGATG ATACCATCAGATACCTTTCGCTCACTGACAACAAGTACATCCGATATTTCCCAGGTCACACTAAGAG GGTTACTGCTCTTTCCATGTCTCCGGTGGAAAACACATTTATCTCTGGGTCACTGGACAAGACTATCCGGATCTGGGACCTCCACTGTCAAAACTCTCAA GGTTTGATAAATCCACTGGGGACACCTCTGTGTTCGTTTGACCCCGATGGGCTGATATTTGCTGCAGGAGTGGATTCAAAGACAGTTAAACTCTATGACTTTCGTGCTTTTGACAAG GGCCCGTTTGCCTGTTTTGAAACGAGGTTTAATCGCGTTTgtgactggactggactcaaaTTCAGTAGTGATGGGAAGCAGATCCTCATATCTACAAATAAAGGGATTATTGGAGTCTTGAATGCTTTCAATGGATCTGTTCTGCACACTTTTTCC GGCTACAACAACAGTAAAGGCATCTCACTGGAGGCCTGCTTCACACCTGACTCGCAGTTTGTCATGATTg GCTCAGAAGACGGGAGAGTTCACGTTTGGAGCACAGAGAGTGGAATGAAAGTGGCCGTGCTGGATGGGAAGCATCCAGGACCCATCAGTGCGCTCCAGTTCAACCCCAGATTCATGACGTTTGTTAGTGCCTGCTCTAACACG ACTTTTTGGCTCCCGTGTGTTGATGACTTGTAA
- the rpusd4 gene encoding pseudouridylate synthase RPUSD4, mitochondrial yields the protein MNSCGRLARVFDRSSGLDVLFCLAKPRTTCRQCPQTTPPLARGQSTAANHTPGSDADDKPRVRAVDLARKIRGEKSKTRETAPPMSAQQRRVMELKRFSVQLQNVHPNVLAKHLHRSVLYQDKDVVIVNKPYGIPVADDSDVTSITSVLPVLSKMMDGMKIKSDSQLIPCLGLEKDSTGTLLLARRDEVVEHVLALNRNNKVERKYWVITVGVPVPSEGLIDIPIIEREVTGPQPHYKMALSPLYRLNDEGDGVTKVRSHRQAHPALTKYRVLDSSSGCSLVELQPFTGVKHQMRVHMAFALGCPILGDHKYSHWSKLAPQKLPERVLGKLGIEQSKVRHLPLHLHARQLTLPGSSQADVNVSCPLPKYFTQTLGRLHITLPDEKQT from the exons ATGAACAGCTGTGGGAGACTAGCGCGTGTGTTTGACCGGAGCTCCGGCCTGGATGTGCTCTTCTGTCTGGCCAAACCCCGGACAACCTGCCGCCAGTGTCCGCAGACAACACCGCCCCTCGCCCGGGGTCAGAGCACCGCTGCCAACCACACTCCAGGCTCCGACGCAGATGACAAACCCCGTGTTAGAGCCGTTGACCTGGCCCGTAAGATCCGAGGAGAGAAGTCGAAGACCCGAGAGACAGCGCCTCCCATGTCTGCCCAGCAGAGGAGGGTGATGGAGCTGAAACGGTTCAGTGTACAGTTACAAAATGTGCACCCCAACGTGCTCGCCAAACACCTCCACAGAAGCGTGCTGTACCAGGACAAGGATGTAGTGATCGTCAACAAACCCTACGGCATCCCTGTGGCAG ATGACTCCGACGTCACATCCATCACCTCTGTGCTTCCTGTTCTCTCAAAAATGATGGATGGGATGAAGATCAAGTCTGATTCTCAGCTCATTCCCTGTCTGGGTCTAGAAAAGGACTCAACGGGAACTCTCCTGCTGGCCAGGAGGGATGAAGTGGTGGAGCACGTACTCGCTCTGAATAGAAATAACAAAGTGGAGAGGAAGTACTG GGTTATCACGGTTGGTGTTCCTGTGCCATCTGAAGGTCTGATTGATATTCCCATCATAGAGAGAGAGGTCACAGGTCCTCAGCCACACTACAAG ATGGCTCTGAGTCCTCTTTACAGACTGAACGATGAAGGTGATGGTGTAACCAAAGTCCGAAGTCATCGCCAAGCTCATCCAGCATTGACCAAGTACAGAGTCCTGGACAGCAGCAGTGGTTGCAGCCTTGTGGAACTCCAGCCTTTTACAG GAGTGAAGCACCAGATGAGGGTTCATATGGCCTTTGCTCTCGGGTGTCCCATTCTTGGTGACCACAAATATTCCCACTGGAGCAAACTGGCACCACAG AAATTACCAGAACGTGTGTTGGGAAAACTTGGGATTGAACAGAGCAAGGTTCGGCACCTCCCCCTTCATTTACATGCACGACAGCTGACGCTGCCAGGAAGCAGCCAAGCTGACGTCAACGTGTCCTGCCCGCTACCGAAATACTTCACCCAAACACTGGGCCGACTGCATATAACTCTCCCAGATGAAAAACAAACGTGA